Below is a genomic region from Macaca thibetana thibetana isolate TM-01 chromosome 1, ASM2454274v1, whole genome shotgun sequence.
ACCATCTGTATGAACTGGGAAGCAAGCGGAGGGTcaaactacccttcccagctggGAATTCTTGGGTTAGTGGAGAGTACAACCCTCAAATGCATGTGTCCAACCAGAGATTTGGAAACCCATCTCCCATGAGAGCACTATTTcccatagaaaacaaaaacaaaaacagaaacaaaaacagtcaGGCTTTGGTTCCCCCTGCTGGCTATATTAGAAACGACAggtagctgggcgcagtggctcgcgcatgtaatcccagcactttgggaggccaaggcaggcggatcacctgaggtcaggaattcaagaccagcctgaccaacacagcaaaacgctgtctctactaaaaatacaaaaattagccgggcacagtggggcatgcctgtagtcccagctgctcaggaggctgaggcaggagaattggttgaatccgggaagtggaggttgcagtgagctgagattgcaccactgcactccagcctgggcaacagagactccatctgaaaagaaggggaggggaggggaggggaggggaggggaggggaggggaggggagggagggggggggggggggaggggaggggaggggaaaagacAAGACAGGTAACCACCTTCCTGCCTCTGACCCACCTCCCGCTTTTTGCATTCTTCAATTGGGTCAAATACTTAACCGCATTGCTTCAGGCTAAGGCAAGCAACAGATCTCAGGAaagaaggtttttttcttttcctttctttttttttttttttttagacagagttttgctcgtcgcccaggctggagtgcagtggtgcgatcttggctcaccacaactttcgcctcccgggttcaagtgattctcctgcctcagcctcccaagtagctgggattataggcacccaccaccacgctgagctaattttttgtatttttagtagagatggggtttcacctttttgggcaggctggtctcaaactcctaacctcaggtgatccgcccgcctcagtctctcaaactgttgagattacaggcgtgagccaccgtgccaggccagaaGTTTTATTTCCAAACCCCACGAAGGCATTACAAATAACAGAGATAGAAACCCAAATTAAGCTCTGAAACAACTGGAGACAGGCCTGCCTAGGTGATCAGGAGCATCCAGGCAGCAGGGATGGGAAGCAGGAGAGATGCATTCCAGATAAGGACCTCACCCCAGAGCCTTAGTCTGTATATACGTGTGACTATTCAGGGGCTGGAAGTTGAGAACCAGAAACCCACCAATCCTAATGTTGTCCTgggtgggaggcagagaaggCAGCAGCACGTGAGGTCAAGGACATTACCAAGTCTGACCCTGGCATTTGTCGCCTGCTCTGATCCCCAGCAGTCCATAAATAAGTTATCCAGCACATCTCAGGGATGGAGGCAGGGGAGCAAGCCAACTAGCCATAGCCTCTGGAAGGGGCAGGCCAGCCTGGCACTGGGGCAGAGCTACAGCAGAATGCAGTCTGACTCGTGCTTCGGCCTCTGCCGACGCTCCCCAGCTGGGCGTCCAGATGTGGCTCCTCTCCCCTGTATCGAATTTAACAATCGGTCACTGAACTTCCTTGGAAGCGCACAAGAAGAGATTCTAGAAGGAGGGGTGTCAGGATTGGGACAGGGAGTAGGGAGAGGAAGATAGGAAGGGACTCCAGGGGAGAGGGACAGGCAGGGGAAGGGCCCTGAGAGAAGAAACCTTGAAGAGACCAGTGCAGGAATAATAGGTGTTCTGGACCCGGCAAAGCATGAGGTGGAAACCGGGAGTGTGGGCGCCCGGGCAGCAGCCCACCTGCGGTGACAGGGCCCGTGTCCGCGTCCACACTGGCTGCACTGCCTGCTGCTGTTGATACTCCTCTTGCTGAAGCTGCTGGGCCAGCTCCAAGTCGGTGAGCCCCAGCGCGCcttgtggctgctgctgctgcagggaCAGAGCAACCAGGTAGTCCTGGGGAGAACAAGAGTTGTACGGTGGGCTGAGGCCCAGAGCTGTGGCTATTCAGGCGAGGTTTCCAAATCAGTTTTTCCGCATCCCTCAAATTCTCTAGCTCTTTCTCCCTACGGAGCAGCACACACAGCCAAATGCATTATCTGTGGTGCCAGAGAATACACACCAAGTGAGGAGACGATCTGAGGTAACCCAGAGAAAGAGGCATGGATTCACATGGCCTCTAGCGGTTAAAATGTATGTGGCAAAAAGCTCCCTGAGGCACATGTGCTCTCTGCACTTTTCCTAAGTGCCCTACACACCTGGTCTACCTGCAGCTGCTTTTCTGGGGAGCCACTCCCACCTTCTGCTCCAGGCCCCTTGCCCAGGGAATGACTCAGGTGAAAGTCGGAGTCACAAAAGCAGCTGTCTCCATCCACATTGTGCAGGCTCTCCCATACGACTTGCTCCTCGTGTAGAAAGCCCTGGTCAGTGACCAGTAGGTATAAGTGATtctacaaagaaaagaacagagctCACTGGGGGGACAGGTGATACAGAGGCAGTTCACTGCCAGAAATCTCGGTAtgaggaccttttttttttttttttttttgagacagagtctcgctctatcacccaggctggagtgcagtggtgtgatctccgctcactgcaagctctgcctcccaggttcacgccattctcctgtctcagcctcccgagtagctgggactacaggcacccactaccatgcctggctaattttttgtatttttttttttttttttttttttgagacggagtctcgctctgtcacccaggctggagtgcagtggccggatctcagctcactgcaagctccgcctcccaggttcacgccattctcctgcctcagcctcccaagtagctgggactacaggcgcccgccacctcgcccggctaattttttgtatttttttagtagagatggggttttaccatgttagggaggatggtctcgacctcctgacctcgtgatccgccctcctcggcctcccaaagtgctgggattacaggcatgagccaccgcacccagcccctcagCATGTGgactttttataaatatgtgtggCCTTGGGGAGAAGAAAGGGATGTCTGAGTGTATGTCCAGTTGGGTGTGAGCACGGTGGTCATTCTGGCCAAGCATGGCATGCAGTCGTTGGGGCTGAGATGCCACACAAGACTCTGCTCCCCCCATTTTCTGTTGTTCTCTGGGTTTGCCTGATGGCTCTTAGGATAAATCCTTTGAGAACCAGAGACCCCTCCCTCTGCTGCTCAAATCCTAGAGAACTTTGGCAGTTTCTAACTTTTGAAGACCAGCATTGTTCAAAAATTCCACTGCCCCCTCCTAGGGGAGGATCGGACTTTCCTGTACCATCGACGACAGGCTTATCCCTTATGGCTTGCTCTGGCCAGAAGATGTGAGCAGAAATGACATGTGTCATTTCCAAACAGAAGCTCTAAGCATGAATGCACAGTGCCCCCCTCTCTGTGTTCCCGCATATATTCCAGATAAAGGATCTTTTGTCAGCTGGGTCCCAGAGTGAAAATGGTATGGGACAGAACCATAGCCAGTTCACAGTGGACATGCACCAGGAGCGGGAAATGAACCTTTGTTGTGGTAAACCACAGGGATTTGACGGGTCACTTGCTACCACGGCTTAATCTAGCTGATCCCAGCTGGACCCATGAGAAAAAGACACCAGGAAATGACAGCACCGCATCCCGCCGCCCTCAAACCCGCATTACCTTATGCTTAGTCATGGTGCTAAAGTGGTTGTTTCGGAAAAAGACGCTAAGTTCATCCTCCTTAGCAGCTGCTGTCAGCTCACACAGTCCGTGGTAGGTCAGCTGGGCCGCGGTGGTCTCCAGGAACTGCTCTGCAATCAGGCCTGCCAGAGGGGACAAGTTGAGGGAAACTTGGCTTGAATTCAAGGTCCACAACAGGAAGGACCATCCAGAGAGCCCCTGTCAAAAGCCCCGGGGGTCAGTCCCACCTTCTGACGTCCCTTTCTTGAAACCTGGCtgtattcattcacttaacaaatacttATAGAGCAGCTACctcatgccaggcactggggatacccCAATGAACTAAACAGAAATTCCCCAAGCTCCTTCTTGTGAAGCTTATACCTAGTGGGATGTGGTGGGAGAtgacacacaataaaaaaataagcctAAGTAGCCATCATTCCCTCCACATACTATTCATGAGAAGGAATGTCACCTTCCGTCACGAGGTTGGTGTCACTGGAGTGTTTGCAGGTGATGATCTTCTCCACCAGCTGGTTGTAACTCAGTTTCCCAACTGCACGCACAGCCTCAGGACTCTGCTTGAGTAGTATACCAAaaaaattgggattttttttttttaaggaaggaaatgaacaaagctcaCAAGGTCTACAACCCTATGATGAATGGTTCCTAAACACTGGTTTTTTttcgtctctcaaaaaaaaaaaaaaaaaaaaaaatttcaggaacCATTCATCATAGgattgctatgttgctcagactggccCCGaactcctcccaagtagctgggaatacaggcatgtgccaccaaacgcATCTGGTTCCTGAATTTTTGATGTCTAAAGAACTGACCTATTTGCATGTAGTTTGCTTGTATTTGCATGTTATCCCCAAAATTGGTTAAAATTCAAGGACTTCTGTACTGGGTCCAGTCTCCAAACCCTATTTCCCTCCCAAGCCATTCTAACCCCTAACTCCCTAACCTCTACCCCACAAAAATTTGCCTCTCTCATGTCAGCTTAAGCTGGATAAGGTCCCAGTGGGCCCTCCCACCCTCACCTGTGGATCAACAAGCCAGCCATGGTACAGAGGTATGCCTAGTAGGTCAAAGACACTGCATTCAGGTGTATACTCAAAATCAGAGACGCCTGTGAATCGCACATTGACATCCAGACCTGTGGCCAGTTTAGGCAGCACTGTTATTGCATCATCCACATTCTGGGGGTAGAAAAAAGATGATGGACATTCTAGCCTTTTCTCCCACCACTCCACTTCCACctccagaaattaaaaattaaccttgTTGCTTTTCTTTCGCGATTCTCTTACAAGCCACTCCATTTCTCCCTTGCCTCAATCCTTCTCTAtgaacactgtttttcttttagagtttaagtctcattctttcatccaggctggagtgcagtggtgtgatcctagctcactacagcctcaaactcttggtttcaagtgaccctcccacctcagcctcctgagtagctgggactacgggcacgcaccgccatacctggctaattcttgaaaaaaaatttttttttttgtagagacaggggtattattatgttgcccaggctggcctcgaactcctggcctcaagtgatcctcacgctttggcctctcaaagtgctgggattacaggtgtgagcactcGGCCAATGAACATATTTTCTAGGACAAAGATAAACTCTCCTTTGACTCCTGCAGAATAAAATCATGGTTCAAGGAAACCTCTGAAGAACAACAAAAGCTTCTCTTAGTATTTCAAGATGTCCCCTTACAAACCTGCAAACCCCTATGCCTGCAGGCCTTCTGCCTTACCTGCTGAAAATTCAGCTGAAGTCCCTCTGACTTCTCCTGGGGCTTGATGGACAGGAGGCAGTTTCCTACAAGACAGGACCTCTTAGCTTACCCCACCAATTGCCTCAAAAGCTACGTTTCCTCGGGTAATGTCACAGAACACAGATTTTCAGAGCTGGAAAAGACTTAGAGTCTAATCCGGACTCTTCGTTTCTCAAAGGAAGCAACAGGCTCATAAAGGTGAAGGGCCCACCCAGGGTCAGATAACAAAGCTAAGGGCAGAATTGGTGTTACAACCCAGGACTCCTGACACCTTTGCTTTTCATTATCCAGCCTTGCAGAGAAGCCCCATAGACCCTTACCCTCCCTGCCATACCAGAACCCCCAAATGGAGATCCCTGAATAGTCTGGATTTCTGGCTGAATGGAGAGCTCTGGAACCCTTTGGGTAATTCCTCTTCAAGGCCCAGTCACTCACCAAGATGGGCCATGAGCTCATCCGATGTGATCACTTCCTTCTGCAGGGGGAGCTTCACCTGGAGGCAGAAGGGGTGATCACGTGTGTGCTTTCCCCCAAAGAGCACTAAAGGAAGAACCCATGGAAAGGCAAGGGGGAGCTCCAGTAGTAGGGTGGGGTAGGAAAAAAGGCTTGCAACTGGCACAAGGGAATGAATGTGAAATCTTGCAAGGCATGTGCATTTGCTAGGGAGTAGGAGATACAGGGGTAGGACAgatcttcctctttttctttttttctttgtttttaggaaCATCTTATCTCATTGCTCAAGTTGGAGAAATATGGAGAATAATCTGAAAAGTTTTGACTGGTTTGAGAATATCAGGATGATCAAGGAAGTAGGTCAGGGAAGAGTACTCCCTGATATTTTTTGCACCCCTAACTGGGTGTTCTCTTACCTTCCACTGAAGAAAGAGGATATTCATGATGGCAAGGAGAGGGCAAGGGCCATTACTGCTCTGGGTGATGATAGGTGTCCGTTCTCCTTTCCAAGGGATCCACTTGACACAGTAGAAATCTGGCTCAGGCTGTCGGGTCCTGGGGGACTGAGGAAGCTCCTGGGGCATGGAGCATGCCCTCATTGTCTCTACTTCAGGCAGTGTCCCAAGGGTTGGCCCCAGTGGAGCTGAGCTAGCTTCAGGCAGAGGGGACTCAAGGTTGTCCCCACACTGGCCACGCAGCAAAGCTTGGCCCCGTTCTCCAGCCTCCCCATCAGCATCTCTTGCATCTGCGTTCTGAGGGTGCTCATGTGGGCCTGCCAGAAGCTCATGGTTTTCAGGGATGGCTGCTTCTGCAGTCCCGGCCTTACCAGGGGTCGGATCCTCAGGCTGATGGTGTTCCATAGTCAAAAGGGACTCAGCTGAGGGGCACTGAAGGTGTTTACTGACCTCAGGGACTTGCCTAAGCCAGGCTTGGGATGCAAAAGAGGGACCTGTTCAATAAGAAGAAAATCAGTGGGCTGGAAAGCAAACTAACCCAGATAAGTCTTGGAAAAGGAATGTAGTGTAGAAGGCTGGTTAGTGTTTGTGCAGTCACTCCTGGCTAGGGGCAGTATATGTGTAAACAGAAGGGTCCTGTGCTAAGCTCTTTCCACCTCTAACTTGCTGTGACCAGATGAGACCAAGAGGGCACAGGGCGGAAGGAAGACTGGTGGGATTGAAGACATGGGTGGAGTCAGCTTCCCTGAAACAGATCGtgacagggaaggaagaaaagacagagagaaagggagagcacaaaggagaaagaaggaaaagaggtggagaaagaaatgttaaatctACGCTAATGGTTATTAATATGATGATCTTTAGCTTACTCTAATAGGCATCACATCAGTAACTGCCTCATAGCCATATTCCCTCACAGGGATAATTCCTCTGCCCTACCCCACACCCTGCCCCTTCACACAACATACTAAGCATACACAGGCTGCTTGTATTTTTAGGGATACCTTCTCTCTGCCTCACCCAAGGATAAAAAGATTAACAGTCACATAGTGCTTGGGGTGAAGAATGGAGGAGGCACAGAGTCAGTGTCATGCCCCTAAAGGCGAAATGCTGGTGAGGAAGGGGAAGTCTTCCTCCTCAAAGGGCTCTTCCGAACCATACGCAATACGAGACCACAGTATAAAGGCCTTGGGAGGGGTTTCCTGTAAGCTGGGAGGGGAAATGTAGGTAGGGGGGTGACTGGAATCAGAGACTGGTTTTAATAAGTGACTTCAGATTAGGGGCACAAAAAGCACTCCCCACAAGTTCTTCCAGTaagcttctctttaaaaaaaaaaattaataaagatattcaaatttattttaattaaattgagacagggtcttgctttgttgcccaggctggtctcaactcctggggcCCCAAgtaatccgccctcctcagcctgtcaaaggactgggattataggcatgagccacggtgcctggacCCAGTAAGCATCTCTTGACAGCTAGAGTTGAGACAGCAACTTTTcctcagttcattttttttttcttccagaaactgCCTAAACCCAGAGATACTCTCTTGCCTGCTATTTCTATGAAATATGAAAATGCTGattattaatttacttaataaTACTCCCTCTACATTCACCTACCTGAAGTTTTATGTCTATTCCCATCcaagtggttttatttatttatctttatttttttgagacggagttttgctcttgttgcccaggctggagtgcagtggcgcaatctcagctcaccgcaacctctgcctcctgggtgcaagtgattctcctgcctcagcctcccgagtagctgggattacaggcatgcaccaccatgtccggctaattttgtattttttagtagagacgggttttctccatgttcgtcaggttggtctcaaacttccgacctcaggtgatcctcccacctcggcctcccaaagtgctgggattacaggcatgagccaccgcacccaatcCTATCCAGGTCGTTTTAGATGTGAACACTGGACCTGTTTAACCTGCTCTCTATCAGCACTAGAGGCACACTGAGGCAAGTACAGATAGACATTTAACTAATGCTGTgggtataaataataaaaaaccacAAATCCTGCCCTTTGGAAAACATCTCCCTTTAATCTCCTTGCTCCCCTCCCACTCTTTATCAAGGAGAGAAACAGGGAGAAATTAAACTAGTTagggaccaggcacggtggctcacacctgtaatcccagcattttgggaggctgaggcgggcaaattacttgagatcaggagatcgagaccatcctggccaacatggcgaaaccctctctgtattgaaaatacaaaaattagccaggtgtgttggcgcgtgcctgtgtcccagctgctcaggaggcttagatgggagaattgcttgaacccaggaggcggaggttgcagtgagctgagattgtgacactgcactacagcctggacgacagagcgaaactccatctcaaaaataaaataaaacaaaataaaataaattaaactagTTAGAAATCTTGTCTTTTCCCCATCCTCCTCCCAACCTGAGACTGCTTCCTTCTTGTAAACCTACATGAATTTGGGGCTAGGAGAAGGCCTGGGAGATGAGGTTGAGGAACATTAAAGTTACTGAAATAGAATAAGCCTAGTCACTCAAATTGATTATCCTCTTGATTCACGTATGTTTATGCTAGCTGCATATCATTTACTTGTTGTTAATTTAGAATCAGAGTAGCAAAAACTGCCTGCAGGccttatactttttttctctctctttctctctctccttttcttctccccttaAATGACACTTAGGGTGAACCTCAAAGCAGATGCCAGAGCCTGGAAAAGTAAAAAAGCTTGAAGAAAAGCAGccctcggctgggcacagtggctcacacctgtatcccagcactttgggaggccaaggcaggtggatcacctgaggtcaggagttcaagaccagcctggctaacatggtgaaaccccgtctccactaaaactacaaaaattagccaggcgtggtggcgggtgcctgtaatcccagctactcaggaggctgagacaggagaattgcttgaaccccggaggtggagatggcagtaagccaacattgtgccactgcactccagcctgcgtgacaagagttagactctgtctcagaaaaaaaaaaaaagaaaaaagaaaagcaggcttcagtttttatattttctgtccaGTGCCAGAAATGATCAATGATGAAGTGGGGTTGGGCAGCTAGCTGGCTGGAGAGGTGAGCCAAAGGAACCCAGGAACACCTGAGGGAGTGGGGTCTCAGAGGAACTGGGCAGAGCTAAATGGGCTAAGTCTTaagaggcaggggcaggaaaTGTAATGGAAGGTTTCTACTCTACGAGGTCCAATCCTGCTGGGGAGGGCATGGAGTATCTCAGAGtaggaaagaatgagagagaggatAGTCAGACAAATCAAAGtttcattctcctcctcctctttctcagcTCCTCAAGTCCTACACTTCTTCTCCAGCTGGAATTATGGTGGTGGGTGAGGGAATTAAAATAACCCTGGCTCCTCCCTAATCAATGGCAGTACAGAGTCAAAAGTTGGAAGAAGCATGTAAAACAGGTATGTAACTTCAAGAAGACACTCTTCCTCTCCGTAGGAACAATTCCCTTACTGTCCCACACCAATCTCTTTCTCAGTCTGACCTACGTCTTCATGCAATCAATAGTTTAGATTTTCATCTCAGAATATGTCAACCATGGCCACAGTGCCCTGTCTACTTGCTCATAAGGAGAGGGGGAGGGTTTCGTGCTTTCATTAAAAGGAGGAGGACCAAGCAGCATCCCCTTTACATATCTCTCCTGACTTAGCTCCTCTAAGCAATCCAGACTTGTAGACCAAAGGTGGAAGGACAGCAGGTGTCAGCTCCCCAGAGCTGGAGAGGAAATGGAGAGGGGTGGGAGAAGAAGTGAagaagattattaaaataaagtttttaccTTAAAGAAGTGGGTGCTGTTCCAAGATTGAGAAGGAGGGTTCAGCTGTGGCAATGCGATGGGGAAGATAGGTGCAATGAGGGGGTCTGCCAGTGCCAGCTGCCTTCCAGCTGTCAACGCCTGAGCTTATACAGGTTTACACAGCTTTGCGAGCGATGGTACAGGCTTGGTTGTGGCCACTTCCGGACTCACGCCCAGTACTGGGGGCACTGGAGAGGGTGAAGGCAGGCAGGGGCGGAGCCCAGGTGCTCCAGGTCACTCAGAGAGTCTTCAGGATTCCTGAGTCGCCGAGTCTAGGGCATGCGCTCCAGGCCCTGACTACAAGCTGGTTTTCAAAGGAagtttgtggtttttcttttcttctctctctctcttttttgttctcATCGGGACGAAGAAAAATTAGGCAAGGACAagctccctggaggaggaggggcctGCCCAGCGCTGGTGGATTTCCATCAGGGCTTTCTGACCCGGTCAGCAGCTTTGTGATCAGCAGAGAGGGAGcaagaaacaggagagaaaaacaacagaccctttctcttccctccGCCTGCCTCTGGAAGGGACGGAGCGCTTGTGCCTCTCTGGTGAGAATAGGGAAGAGCAAGTGCCCTTGCTGAGTGGGGAGGAGCAGGGCTGGACAGAAGCAGCTTGTTGGATCTGGGCTGTCTCTCTGGGTATGGCAGTCCTTTGCTCTCGATCCACAGAAGCAGGACCAAAGAGCACGATATTTGCATATATTACTCAGttaatgttaaaaacaaacaaacaaacccagctCTTTTCCCTCTGGATCCCTCCATAGAGGTCCTTTCCAAGTCCTTGCTGTATCATTTTTAAGTCTAGAAATGAAACTGGTTGGGTTGTGCACCTGGTAGAGTGCAGAGGGTGTGGAAGAAGCCCCAGGCTCTGGGCGcgatggctgacgcctgtaatcccagcactttgggaagctgaggcgggcaaatcacgaggtcaagagattaagaccaacctggccaacatagtgaaaccccatctctactaaaaatacaaaaattagcagggcgtggtggcacgcacctgtagccccagctactcgggaggctgaggcaggagaatcacttgaacccgggaggcagaggttgcagtgagccaacatcctgccactgcactccagcctgatgacagagcaagactccgtctgaagaagaagaggaagaagaaaaaactggCAGAGCAGGCAGGCGATCCAACACCCCTGTGCTTTGGATCGTGGTTCCACCACAGGCCTCTCATCAGTCACCTCCTCTCGATTTACAGCTGGGGAAGCAGGAAAAGCTGGTGTGAGGCTGATGGTAGGAAATAAAgcgatagataaataaatgagggAATTTTTGATGATGAGTGTCCATTTATTTACAGTACTTGCACTACCCTGCGGCTGCAAAGTGGCAGTTAAGGGAGGCTGGAACCTAACTCTACATTCTGAAGGGTTCCCTAAAACTCTATGTACAGGGCCGCCACAGGATGAAACTTCAAGCAACTCTAAAGGCTGAAAGAGCAGTTGGAACAATTAGGGTGGCAGAGAGCAAAAAGTCAAGGTTACAACCGtccaagaaaggaaggagaagatatTTGCGGAGGCTGTAGGAAAAAAACAGGCTACAGAGTTGCAAAGGGAGAAGCAGCAGGAGTTGGCAGGAGACTGTAGGTGTTAGGTAAACAAGAGGGGTCAAAGATTATTCTAATGTTCT
It encodes:
- the MINDY1 gene encoding ubiquitin carboxyl-terminal hydrolase MINDY-1 isoform X4; this translates as MEHHQPEDPTPGKAGTAEAAIPENHELLAGPHEHPQNADARDADGEAGERGQALLRGQCGDNLESPLPEASSAPLGPTLGTLPEVETMRACSMPQELPQSPRTRQPEPDFYCVKWIPWKGERTPIITQSSNGPCPLLAIMNILFLQWKVKLPLQKEVITSDELMAHLGNCLLSIKPQEKSEGLQLNFQQNVDDAITVLPKLATGLDVNVRFTGVSDFEYTPECSVFDLLGIPLYHGWLVDPQSPEAVRAVGKLSYNQLVEKIITCKHSSDTNLVTEGLIAEQFLETTAAQLTYHGLCELTAAAKEDELSVFFRNNHFSTMTKHKNHLYLLVTDQGFLHEEQVVWESLHNVDGDSCFCDSDFHLSHSLGKGPGAEGGSGSPEKQLQVDQDYLVALSLQQQQPQGALGLTDLELAQQLQQEEYQQQQAVQPVWTRTRALSPQVGCCPGAHTPGFHLMLCRVQNTYYSCTGLFKVSSLRALPLPVPLPWSPFLSSSPYSLSQS